A genomic window from Micromonospora ferruginea includes:
- a CDS encoding AAA domain-containing protein, whose translation MLSDVREGAHRGVVVDSPPGAGKSTLVVRAAAELAVTGDPLMIVAQTNEQVDDLVDRLARRAPELRIGRLSAADYRPTGRVRDHATVRVAAKVADLGGPAVTIGTAAKWATVTEGTWPWAIVDEAYQMRADALLRVAGRFERALFVGDPGQLDPFSTVETARWTGLTWDPMQSAVATLLRHNPELPVHRLPVSWRLPASAAPVVSAAFYPFTGFRAGTGPADRALTFTEPGPGDGYDASVELAAATGWALHELPARHTLRTDGEAAAACAELALRVLARGAVAVSEAAPGGAPVTADRIAVGAAHRDQVAAIRSRLGAAGAGITVDTANRLQGREYDVTIVLHPLSGRRDATAFHLESGRLCVLASRHRHACVVVARAGIGELLDAYPSTERVHLDVPVKFPDGWEANQTVLTHLDAHRA comes from the coding sequence GTGCTGAGCGATGTGCGTGAGGGCGCGCACCGGGGGGTGGTGGTCGACTCGCCGCCCGGCGCCGGCAAGAGCACGCTCGTCGTGCGCGCCGCCGCCGAGCTGGCCGTCACCGGGGACCCGCTGATGATCGTGGCGCAGACCAACGAGCAGGTCGACGACCTCGTCGACCGGCTCGCCCGCAGGGCACCCGAGCTGCGCATCGGCCGGCTCTCCGCGGCCGACTACCGGCCCACCGGACGGGTCCGGGACCACGCGACGGTCCGGGTCGCCGCGAAGGTCGCCGACCTGGGCGGCCCGGCCGTCACCATCGGTACGGCGGCCAAGTGGGCCACCGTCACCGAGGGCACCTGGCCGTGGGCGATCGTGGACGAGGCGTACCAGATGCGCGCGGACGCGCTGCTGCGCGTGGCCGGGCGCTTCGAGCGGGCGCTGTTCGTCGGCGACCCCGGTCAGCTCGACCCGTTCTCCACCGTCGAGACCGCTCGCTGGACCGGCCTGACCTGGGACCCGATGCAGTCGGCGGTGGCCACGCTGCTGCGGCACAACCCGGAGCTGCCGGTGCACCGGCTGCCGGTGTCGTGGCGGCTGCCCGCCTCCGCCGCGCCCGTGGTGTCCGCCGCGTTCTACCCGTTCACCGGGTTCCGCGCCGGCACCGGGCCGGCCGACCGGGCGCTCACGTTCACCGAGCCGGGCCCCGGCGACGGCTACGACGCCTCGGTCGAGCTGGCTGCCGCCACCGGCTGGGCGCTGCACGAGCTGCCCGCCCGGCACACCCTGCGTACCGACGGCGAGGCCGCCGCGGCCTGCGCGGAGCTGGCGTTGCGGGTGCTGGCGCGCGGCGCGGTCGCGGTCAGCGAGGCCGCGCCCGGCGGCGCGCCGGTCACCGCGGACCGGATCGCCGTCGGCGCCGCCCACCGCGACCAGGTCGCGGCCATCCGGTCCCGGCTGGGCGCGGCCGGCGCGGGCATCACCGTGGACACCGCCAACCGGCTCCAGGGCCGGGAGTACGACGTGACGATCGTGCTGCACCCGCTCTCCGGCCGGCGCGACGCGACCGCGTTCCACCTGGAGTCGGGGCGGCTCTGCGTGCTGGCGTCCCGGCACCGGCACGCGTGCGTGGTGGTGGCCCGGGCCGGCATCGGCGAGCTGCTCGACGCCTACCCGTCGACCGAGCGGGTGCACCTGGACGTGCCGGTGAAGTTCCCGGACGGGTGGGAGGCCAACCAGACCGTGCTCACCCACCTCGACGCGCACCGGGCCTGA
- a CDS encoding choice-of-anchor J domain-containing protein, producing the protein MARSRIAGTAAIALVLPFLGVLPATAASAAPAKAKAKPVTDDTRELTRKDFTLDGKPVKTPARYQKRAQSRSKAAAATTPPVGTVRQWLGMDDVQGSYYRKNYTLRGVGDNVEVWVADDIAFPADDCRNQIPTSTQITDAQVQSFVHEFDTNMYPKETVAFSRPPDRDGTNAQIPPDAQGNGGDYSGGGNKTVTLIDNVRDDNFYDFPAAPTYIAGFFSAQLNELFDRNVMTVDAFDWLHRTGANPPDEPTSDLCTSRPARPFSYEGTFAHEWQHLAHYYSDPFETTWMNEGLSDFAQTLTGYVDTKATVFDRGADSHLYCQQGFGTVQTPYNANPRDCGGPENSLNLWGESPNPNAVLADYGNAYAFIQFLYDRYGNDIVHRLHNDADLQGLASLDAALKAEGAKNMYQVIHDYQSMTLVDKIVGESRRGIMLGVPKSRVTTPSLRSTVNLANPAAYATPGAAPNGADYVPLSKADGTVLRGRDLRSLSFQGAKTLPALPLAWTVVTDDPDRPGNPVLFSGNANNTDAAAITPVTVPTTDPTLRFVAKYGAELGFDYGYVVVSTDGGATYTAVAGDKTIDGPLGPALNGTTDGFEPHSFDLSAYAGKNILLGFRYVSDGGVNEGGLRVDDVTVGGTTVSDGSSLAAFDSPTEIKPIAVANWNVRLVGLDEKHSLAWQFEFDGKSSLTLNRAQLALLSLFPKVVAVVAYDEPTEQVQQYAPYTLTVNGIVQKGGAPA; encoded by the coding sequence ATGGCACGCAGCCGGATCGCCGGTACCGCAGCCATCGCACTCGTCCTACCGTTCCTCGGCGTCCTGCCCGCCACGGCCGCGTCGGCCGCACCGGCCAAGGCGAAGGCCAAGCCGGTCACCGACGACACCCGCGAGCTGACCCGCAAGGACTTCACGCTCGACGGCAAGCCGGTGAAGACCCCGGCCCGCTACCAGAAGCGCGCCCAGTCGCGGTCGAAGGCCGCCGCGGCCACCACCCCGCCGGTCGGTACGGTCCGGCAGTGGCTCGGCATGGACGACGTCCAGGGCAGCTACTACCGCAAGAACTACACGCTGCGCGGCGTCGGCGACAACGTCGAGGTGTGGGTCGCCGACGACATCGCGTTCCCGGCCGACGACTGCCGCAACCAGATCCCCACGTCGACGCAGATCACCGACGCCCAGGTGCAGAGCTTCGTGCACGAGTTCGACACGAACATGTACCCGAAGGAGACGGTCGCGTTCAGCCGGCCGCCGGACCGCGACGGCACCAACGCCCAGATCCCGCCGGACGCGCAGGGCAACGGCGGCGACTACTCCGGCGGCGGCAACAAGACGGTCACCCTGATCGACAACGTCCGGGACGACAACTTCTACGACTTCCCGGCCGCGCCGACCTACATCGCCGGCTTCTTCTCGGCGCAGCTCAACGAGCTGTTCGACCGCAACGTGATGACCGTCGACGCGTTCGACTGGCTGCACCGCACCGGCGCGAACCCGCCGGACGAGCCGACCTCCGACCTGTGCACCAGCCGCCCGGCCCGCCCGTTCAGCTACGAGGGCACGTTCGCCCACGAGTGGCAGCACCTGGCGCACTACTACTCGGATCCCTTCGAGACCACCTGGATGAACGAGGGCCTGTCGGACTTCGCGCAGACCCTCACCGGGTACGTGGACACCAAGGCCACCGTCTTCGACCGGGGCGCGGACAGCCACCTCTACTGCCAGCAGGGCTTCGGCACGGTGCAGACGCCGTACAACGCGAACCCGCGTGACTGCGGCGGGCCGGAGAACTCGCTGAACCTGTGGGGTGAGAGCCCGAACCCGAACGCGGTGCTCGCCGACTACGGCAACGCGTACGCGTTCATCCAGTTCCTCTACGACCGCTACGGCAACGACATCGTGCACCGGCTGCACAACGACGCCGACCTGCAGGGGCTGGCCAGCCTCGACGCGGCGCTCAAGGCCGAGGGCGCGAAGAACATGTACCAGGTCATCCACGACTACCAGTCCATGACGCTGGTCGACAAGATCGTCGGGGAGTCGCGCCGGGGCATCATGCTGGGCGTACCGAAGAGCCGGGTGACCACGCCGAGCCTGCGCTCCACCGTCAACCTGGCCAACCCGGCCGCGTACGCCACGCCCGGCGCGGCGCCCAACGGCGCCGACTACGTCCCGCTGTCGAAGGCCGACGGGACCGTGCTGCGCGGCCGTGACCTGCGGTCGCTGTCGTTCCAGGGCGCGAAGACGCTGCCGGCGCTGCCGCTGGCCTGGACCGTGGTGACCGACGACCCGGACCGGCCCGGCAACCCGGTGCTGTTCTCCGGCAACGCCAACAACACCGACGCCGCCGCGATCACCCCGGTGACCGTGCCGACCACCGACCCGACGCTGCGCTTCGTCGCCAAGTACGGCGCGGAGCTCGGCTTCGACTACGGCTACGTGGTGGTCTCCACCGACGGCGGCGCCACCTACACGGCGGTCGCCGGCGACAAGACCATCGACGGCCCGCTCGGCCCGGCGCTGAACGGCACCACCGACGGCTTCGAGCCGCACAGCTTCGACCTGTCCGCGTACGCCGGGAAGAACATCCTGCTCGGCTTCCGCTACGTCAGTGACGGCGGCGTCAACGAGGGCGGCCTGCGCGTCGACGACGTCACCGTCGGCGGCACCACGGTCAGCGACGGCAGCAGCCTCGCCGCGTTCGACTCGCCCACCGAGATCAAGCCGATCGCCGTCGCCAACTGGAACGTGCGGCTCGTCGGCCTGGACGAGAAGCACTCGCTGGCCTGGCAGTTCGAGTTCGACGGCAAGTCGAGCCTGACGCTCAACCGGGCGCAGCTCGCGCTGCTCTCGCTGTTCCCGAAGGTGGTCGCCGTGGTCGCCTACGACGAGCCCACCGAGCAGGTCCAGCAGTACGCCCCGTACACCCTCACGGTCAACGGCATCGTGCAGAAAGGCGGGGCCCCCGCTTAA
- a CDS encoding flavoprotein, giving the protein MSEAPVLHLIVCAAPPAQRVGELAELLAADGWRVCLIATPIAASWLDVDALAAQTGHQVRADWRRPGDPEPHPPADAAAVVPATFNTLNKWAAGASDTLALGILNELLGTGLPIHVFPRVNAALAAHPVYQPNLRRLRDAGVVVHDGDVLRAPDEMTPSRWAVVVDALRAARPDRQRARGT; this is encoded by the coding sequence ATGAGTGAAGCGCCGGTGCTGCACCTGATCGTCTGCGCCGCTCCCCCGGCCCAGCGGGTCGGCGAACTCGCCGAACTGCTCGCCGCCGACGGCTGGCGGGTCTGCCTGATCGCCACCCCGATCGCCGCGAGCTGGCTCGACGTCGACGCGCTCGCCGCCCAGACCGGCCATCAGGTACGCGCCGACTGGCGCCGCCCCGGCGACCCCGAACCCCATCCACCGGCCGACGCCGCGGCGGTCGTGCCGGCCACCTTCAACACGCTGAACAAGTGGGCGGCCGGGGCGAGCGACACGCTGGCCCTGGGCATCCTCAACGAGTTGCTCGGCACGGGCCTGCCGATCCACGTCTTTCCCCGGGTGAACGCCGCGCTGGCCGCGCATCCGGTCTACCAGCCCAACCTGCGGCGGTTGCGCGACGCCGGCGTGGTGGTGCACGACGGCGACGTGCTGCGCGCGCCGGACGAGATGACGCCGAGCCGCTGGGCGGTGGTGGTCGACGCGTTGCGCGCGGCGCGGCCCGACCGTCAGCGGGCGCGGGGCACCTGA
- a CDS encoding S-4TM family putative pore-forming effector, giving the protein MTEPTDSLLRHQTEPAMMALLRAMSVCHTRAQRLDALRTTTSVTVAAAGAVVAFTGVSATAVTALGALWAVVNALGLATWSRGQLRRAATIQEMFDVDLFRLPWNEVAAGDRVTAPEISRLDRAYRGDERYLRDYYEIPDLPAPYDVLACQQQSLGWGARLRRRYAHTVLAAVATWAAVGVVYGVLAGLTVAHLLLAWFVPSLGALLLGVEIYRGQRDVATERDRATAAVHDHLTAAVRDPTAAAALPAVARQVQDLLFRTRCTQPRVPNWFFRRFHAADRIDFQSTMAGLDHLLHPG; this is encoded by the coding sequence GTGACGGAACCGACTGATTCCCTGCTCAGGCACCAGACCGAACCCGCGATGATGGCGCTGCTGCGGGCCATGTCCGTCTGCCACACCCGCGCCCAACGCCTCGACGCGCTACGCACCACGACCTCCGTGACGGTCGCCGCCGCCGGCGCGGTCGTCGCGTTCACCGGCGTGTCGGCCACCGCCGTCACCGCGCTCGGCGCGCTCTGGGCCGTGGTCAACGCGCTCGGGCTCGCCACCTGGTCACGCGGGCAGCTCCGCCGCGCCGCCACCATCCAGGAGATGTTCGACGTCGACCTGTTCCGCCTGCCCTGGAACGAGGTGGCCGCCGGCGACCGGGTCACCGCGCCGGAGATCAGCCGCCTCGACCGCGCGTACCGGGGCGACGAACGCTACCTGCGTGACTACTACGAGATCCCGGACCTGCCCGCCCCCTACGACGTGCTCGCCTGCCAACAGCAGAGCCTCGGCTGGGGCGCCCGGCTGCGCCGCCGCTACGCCCACACCGTGCTCGCCGCCGTGGCCACCTGGGCGGCGGTCGGCGTCGTCTACGGCGTACTCGCCGGCCTCACCGTCGCCCACCTGCTGCTCGCCTGGTTCGTGCCGTCACTCGGCGCGCTGCTGCTCGGCGTCGAGATCTACCGAGGCCAGCGCGACGTCGCGACCGAACGCGACCGGGCCACCGCCGCCGTCCACGACCACCTCACCGCGGCCGTCCGCGACCCGACGGCCGCCGCCGCCCTGCCCGCCGTGGCCCGACAGGTGCAGGACCTGCTGTTCCGCACCCGCTGCACCCAACCCCGCGTGCCGAACTGGTTCTTCCGCCGGTTCCACGCCGCCGACCGGATCGACTTCCAGTCCACCATGGCCGGCCTCGACCACCTGCTGCACCCGGGGTGA
- a CDS encoding DivIVA domain-containing protein has translation MAVYRSSHALVGPLTPGRVEAVELPLTSRLRRGYRTEDVDALLHRLAYELAERSRRLGMVSAENRRIKTALRNWQSERVNVGNSTD, from the coding sequence ATGGCCGTCTACCGCAGCTCGCACGCCCTGGTCGGGCCGCTCACGCCGGGCCGGGTCGAGGCGGTCGAGTTGCCGTTGACGTCGCGGCTGCGGCGCGGCTACCGCACCGAGGACGTGGACGCTCTCCTGCACCGCCTCGCGTACGAGCTGGCCGAGCGGTCGCGCCGGCTCGGCATGGTGAGCGCCGAGAACCGCCGGATCAAAACTGCGTTGCGCAATTGGCAGTCGGAGCGGGTCAACGTTGGAAATTCCACCGATTGA
- a CDS encoding oxidoreductase encodes MTEEAARFWAAVEDRCPGLLPERDAPLLHASLSRLLEGGDDRAGRLALLRALGCAYRSFGLRPWHAAAVGDALLPAPGLGWWRAWRLVERAAARVGDGPAWWPVEVVDHDRAADTIATVTVRPWRRLPHRAGQAVPVCTSRRPGRWRWLSPANVPRADGTIEFHVRAVGAVSRSLVHEVRPGELLHLGAPLDSGVELVDGGDDLLLVAGGTGLAPLRALVEQVAAAPVARRVTLIVGSRTFADLYDAIALDDLQQAHDWLSVVPAFSDDPEAAPAERGTAVALATYHHRAGQHVHVCGPPAMLAAARRWLSIAGVPAQRRHLPVIGDR; translated from the coding sequence GTGACCGAGGAGGCGGCCCGGTTCTGGGCGGCGGTCGAGGACCGCTGTCCGGGGTTGCTGCCGGAGCGGGACGCGCCGCTGTTGCACGCGTCGCTGTCGCGGTTGCTGGAGGGCGGTGACGACCGGGCCGGGCGGCTGGCGTTGCTGCGGGCGCTCGGGTGCGCGTACCGGAGTTTCGGTCTGCGGCCCTGGCACGCGGCGGCGGTCGGCGACGCGCTGCTGCCCGCGCCGGGTCTGGGCTGGTGGCGGGCGTGGCGGCTGGTGGAGCGGGCCGCCGCCCGGGTGGGTGACGGGCCGGCCTGGTGGCCGGTCGAGGTGGTCGACCACGACCGCGCCGCCGACACGATCGCCACGGTGACGGTACGGCCGTGGCGGCGGCTGCCGCACCGCGCCGGCCAGGCGGTGCCGGTGTGTACGTCGCGCCGGCCGGGGCGGTGGCGGTGGCTGTCGCCGGCGAACGTGCCGCGGGCGGACGGGACGATCGAGTTCCACGTCCGGGCCGTCGGGGCCGTCTCCCGGAGCCTGGTCCACGAGGTACGCCCCGGCGAGCTGTTGCACCTCGGCGCGCCGCTGGACTCCGGGGTGGAATTGGTCGACGGCGGTGACGATCTGCTGCTGGTGGCCGGCGGGACCGGGCTGGCGCCGTTGCGCGCCCTGGTGGAGCAGGTCGCCGCCGCGCCGGTCGCCCGGCGGGTCACCTTGATCGTCGGCTCCCGCACGTTCGCCGACCTGTATGACGCGATCGCGCTGGACGATCTCCAGCAGGCGCACGACTGGCTGAGCGTGGTGCCGGCGTTCTCCGACGACCCGGAGGCCGCGCCGGCCGAGCGGGGCACGGCGGTCGCCCTGGCGACCTACCACCACCGGGCCGGTCAGCACGTGCACGTGTGCGGGCCGCCCGCGATGCTCGCCGCCGCGCGCCGCTGGCTGAGCATCGCCGGGGTGCCCGCCCAGCGCCGGCACCTGCCGGTGATCGGGGACCGGTGA
- a CDS encoding DUF5919 domain-containing protein, which translates to MTTTVQRWTGRETRALRQALRMSIRDFSAHLGVAERTVSKWEAGQETTCPRPEMQAALDTALSKATEDVRNRFTSTQRSSMGHPVATETFSDLATIARQRLADTRRSAGLSPDAFASVLGGVLGWTPRAEAVAGWETTDTPPGDVLLALDVLRGSDIRSPDRFGGLTAVYPSRSQLTARLPADRLLDGARSVRAMGLSLNVLCQDYADRHWQTLVTAGARVRCLFLDPAGSAIQARETEEAFPPGQLTALTKLNMDTLLRVRDRLPSELQSQMQLATYDQTLRFNILIVDDQCVTQPYLSDSRGVDSPAFVIGKDVRQAGLYEVFEQVFESDWQQGRTL; encoded by the coding sequence ATGACGACGACCGTGCAGAGGTGGACGGGACGGGAAACCCGGGCGTTGCGTCAGGCCTTGCGGATGAGCATTCGCGACTTCTCCGCGCACCTCGGCGTCGCCGAACGCACCGTCTCGAAGTGGGAGGCTGGGCAGGAGACCACTTGTCCGCGTCCTGAGATGCAGGCGGCACTCGATACGGCACTCAGCAAAGCGACAGAAGATGTGCGCAATCGCTTCACGTCGACGCAGCGGAGCAGCATGGGACACCCAGTCGCGACGGAAACCTTCTCCGACCTTGCAACGATAGCCCGACAGCGCCTAGCCGATACTCGGCGATCCGCCGGCCTCTCGCCGGACGCATTCGCCAGCGTCCTCGGCGGTGTCCTCGGCTGGACCCCTCGCGCCGAGGCGGTCGCCGGCTGGGAGACGACGGACACGCCGCCTGGCGATGTCCTCTTAGCACTCGATGTGTTGCGCGGTTCGGATATCCGATCGCCCGACAGGTTTGGCGGCCTGACCGCGGTTTACCCGAGCCGATCTCAGCTCACTGCCCGGCTACCGGCAGATCGGTTGCTCGATGGTGCTCGTAGCGTTCGAGCGATGGGCTTGTCCCTCAACGTGCTCTGTCAGGATTACGCGGACCGCCACTGGCAGACTCTGGTGACAGCTGGCGCTCGCGTTCGTTGCCTGTTTCTCGACCCCGCCGGCTCGGCCATCCAAGCACGCGAGACAGAAGAAGCGTTTCCACCTGGGCAGCTCACAGCGCTGACCAAGCTCAACATGGACACGTTGCTGCGAGTTCGCGATCGCCTGCCATCAGAGCTTCAGAGTCAGATGCAGCTAGCGACCTACGATCAGACCCTTCGCTTCAACATCCTTATCGTGGATGATCAGTGCGTGACCCAGCCGTACCTCAGCGATAGCCGGGGCGTAGACTCACCCGCCTTCGTTATCGGGAAAGATGTCCGCCAGGCTGGCCTGTATGAGGTATTTGAGCAGGTCTTCGAGTCGGATTGGCAGCAAGGACGTACGCTATGA
- a CDS encoding inositol monophosphatase family protein, with translation MSSYNDLLPIATEAVRRATDAMRHGSPGSLTFKGDRDVASELDFAIEHDARVFLATETPEIGFLGEEYGMSGPTELQWILDPIDGTANFVRALPLCGVSLALAYKRHPVLGIIHLPFLHSLYAAVEGGGAYANGKHLKVSSTNAIRDAIVAIGDYATEPDADAKNRLRLALTAQLASKAYRIRMTGSAALDLAWLAQGRLDAALTLSNHPWDVAAGTLIAREAGAEVVDGDGTSHGWHSKFTLAVSPALTGDILALYLKANETVNPPKRGSQVGCS, from the coding sequence ATGAGTAGCTACAATGACCTATTGCCCATCGCTACTGAAGCGGTCCGACGCGCAACCGACGCGATGCGGCATGGGTCACCCGGATCCCTCACCTTCAAGGGCGACCGTGATGTAGCATCCGAACTCGACTTTGCTATCGAGCACGACGCTCGCGTTTTCCTAGCTACTGAGACACCGGAGATCGGTTTCCTCGGCGAGGAATACGGCATGTCAGGACCGACCGAGCTCCAGTGGATTCTCGATCCCATCGATGGCACCGCAAATTTTGTCCGCGCCTTACCGCTATGCGGCGTTTCGCTCGCCCTCGCATATAAGCGGCATCCCGTACTTGGAATTATCCACCTGCCATTCCTGCACTCTCTGTACGCCGCCGTGGAGGGGGGCGGCGCCTACGCGAATGGGAAGCACCTTAAAGTCAGCAGCACGAATGCCATAAGGGACGCTATTGTTGCAATCGGCGACTACGCGACTGAACCTGACGCTGATGCCAAAAACAGATTACGGCTTGCACTAACCGCCCAGCTAGCATCTAAGGCTTACCGCATCCGCATGACGGGCAGCGCTGCGCTCGATTTGGCTTGGCTTGCGCAAGGTCGGTTGGATGCTGCCCTGACACTTTCGAACCACCCATGGGATGTCGCGGCCGGCACTTTAATCGCCCGAGAAGCAGGGGCCGAAGTGGTTGATGGGGACGGCACATCCCATGGTTGGCACTCTAAATTTACGCTCGCCGTCTCCCCAGCGCTCACCGGGGACATCCTCGCCCTTTACCTCAAGGCAAACGAGACGGTCAACCCTCCAAAGCGCGGAAGCCAAGTCGGGTGCAGTTAA
- a CDS encoding RipA family octameric membrane protein — MPRSLPSKLNPIARRRVDMDQIRAKLLAPQDATKRPDSVSQAILEQYKLYVEMADRLSSRRGLTNTFFLTLNTAIASLGTILSESLKERPKAALYLLLIVLLTQTGAWFAILRSYQQLNSAKYRVIGALEEHLPASPYWKAEWAALGSGRDKRVYWPISQVEQIVPVLFALTYVGLMAIVW; from the coding sequence ATGCCACGATCGCTGCCATCGAAACTCAACCCAATAGCGCGCCGCCGGGTAGATATGGACCAAATTCGTGCCAAATTGCTAGCTCCCCAAGATGCCACGAAACGCCCAGACAGTGTTAGTCAAGCCATCCTTGAGCAGTACAAGCTGTATGTCGAAATGGCTGACCGACTCTCTAGTCGCCGAGGTCTAACGAATACTTTTTTCCTTACCCTAAACACAGCCATCGCATCGCTCGGAACCATTTTAAGTGAATCACTAAAAGAACGACCAAAAGCCGCACTCTACTTGCTTCTCATTGTCTTATTGACACAGACGGGTGCATGGTTTGCCATCTTGCGGTCGTACCAACAGCTAAATTCGGCCAAGTATAGAGTGATCGGTGCATTGGAAGAACACCTGCCTGCCTCCCCATACTGGAAAGCGGAATGGGCGGCGCTAGGAAGCGGCCGTGACAAGCGAGTTTATTGGCCGATAAGCCAAGTTGAACAGATCGTACCAGTTTTATTCGCGCTCACCTATGTAGGCTTAATGGCTATCGTATGGTAG